One part of the Candidatus Hydrogenedens sp. genome encodes these proteins:
- a CDS encoding CYTH domain-containing protein — MKKEIEHKFLVISDEWRSFIIQSIPIKQAYIYTGPPLAVRVRIEPNKCTLNLKKAIIATTRDEYEYQIPDEDAEELMKNYITGYIIEKVRHIVFYKGQRWEIDEFSGANNGLIVAEIELKNEEEKIIIPPWLGKEVSHDKKYLNTSLALLPYSKWQ; from the coding sequence ATGAAAAAAGAAATTGAACATAAATTTTTAGTTATTTCTGATGAATGGCGTTCTTTTATTATCCAATCTATTCCGATAAAGCAAGCATATATTTATACAGGACCTCCACTCGCAGTTCGCGTTCGTATTGAACCGAATAAATGTACATTGAACCTGAAAAAAGCGATTATAGCCACAACACGGGATGAATATGAATATCAAATTCCTGATGAAGATGCAGAAGAATTAATGAAAAACTATATTACTGGATATATTATTGAAAAGGTTCGACACATTGTTTTTTATAAAGGGCAACGATGGGAAATAGATGAATTTTCGGGAGCCAATAATGGCTTGATTGTTGCAGAAATAGAGTTAAAAAATGAAGAAGAAAAAATAATTATTCCTCCCTGGTTAGGAAAAGAAGTAAGTCACGATAAAAAATACCTCAATACATCCCTGGCTCTTTTACCCTATTCTAAATGGCAATAA